From the Arcobacter sp. CECT 8986 genome, one window contains:
- the purB gene encoding adenylosuccinate lyase — MVERYAREEMSSKWTMQAKYQAWLDVEKAVVKAWNKLGLIPDEDAKKIVENAGFSVERIDEIEAVTRHDLIAFTTSVSETLGDESRWFHYGMTSSDTVDTAVALQMKDSLELIIKDVKMMMESIKKRAEEHKYTLMVGRSHGIHGEPITFGLVLAVWYDEMARHLENLEQTMKVISVGQISGAMGNFAHAPLDLEEYAMAELGLQPAPASNQVIQRDRYARLATALALLASSVEKFAIQVRHWQRTEVYECEEFFAKGQKGSSAMPHKRNPILTENITGLARIIRAFATPAMENVALWHERDISHSSTERFWLPDTFVTTDFMLHRMNNVIANLTVMPENMMKNLNLTGGLVFSQRVLLELPKAGVSREDAYKIVQRNAMKVWEEIQHGKPTTNEKGESIYLGHLLADEDLRAKLSEEQIRECFNYEYYTKNVDAIFKRVFK; from the coding sequence ATGGTTGAAAGATATGCAAGAGAAGAGATGAGTTCAAAATGGACTATGCAAGCGAAATATCAAGCATGGTTAGATGTTGAAAAAGCAGTTGTAAAAGCTTGGAATAAATTAGGTCTAATTCCTGACGAAGATGCAAAGAAAATCGTAGAAAATGCAGGTTTCTCAGTAGAAAGAATTGATGAAATTGAAGCAGTAACTAGACATGACTTAATCGCTTTTACTACAAGTGTATCTGAAACACTTGGTGATGAATCAAGATGGTTTCACTATGGTATGACTTCTTCTGATACTGTTGATACAGCAGTTGCTTTACAAATGAAAGACTCTTTAGAACTAATCATCAAAGATGTAAAAATGATGATGGAATCTATCAAAAAAAGAGCCGAAGAGCATAAATATACTTTAATGGTAGGTAGAAGTCATGGTATTCATGGTGAGCCTATAACATTTGGACTTGTTCTTGCAGTATGGTATGATGAAATGGCAAGACACTTAGAAAACTTAGAACAAACAATGAAAGTTATTAGTGTTGGTCAAATTTCTGGTGCTATGGGTAACTTTGCACACGCTCCTTTAGATTTAGAAGAGTATGCAATGGCAGAATTAGGTCTTCAACCAGCTCCTGCTTCAAATCAAGTAATTCAAAGAGATAGATATGCAAGACTTGCAACTGCACTTGCACTATTAGCTAGTTCTGTTGAAAAATTTGCTATTCAAGTTAGACATTGGCAAAGAACAGAAGTTTATGAGTGTGAAGAATTTTTTGCAAAAGGTCAAAAAGGTTCTTCAGCAATGCCTCATAAAAGAAATCCTATTTTAACAGAAAACATTACAGGACTTGCAAGAATTATCAGAGCTTTTGCTACTCCTGCGATGGAAAATGTAGCATTATGGCACGAAAGAGATATCTCTCACTCTTCAACTGAAAGATTCTGGTTACCAGATACATTTGTTACAACTGATTTTATGCTTCACAGAATGAATAATGTTATTGCTAATTTAACAGTAATGCCTGAAAATATGATGAAAAATCTTAACTTAACAGGTGGATTAGTATTTTCTCAAAGAGTATTACTAGAGTTACCAAAAGCTGGTGTAAGCAGAGAAGATGCATATAAAATTGTACAAAGAAATGCTATGAAAGTTTGGGAAGAAATCCAACATGGAAAACCAACAACAAATGAAAAAGGTGAGTCAATCTATTTAGGGCACTTATTAGCTGATGAAGACTTAAGAGCGAAATTAAGTGAAGAACAAATTAGAGAGTGCTTTAACTATGAATATTACACAAAAAATGTAGATGCAATTTTTAAAAGAGTATTTAAATAA